A region of Geobacillus sp. 46C-IIa DNA encodes the following proteins:
- a CDS encoding 2-keto-4-pentenoate hydratase encodes MTSLDYEKLAMELLNAEHEKREIVRLTVQYPNMTVEEAYAIQEQLVAMKQEDGYRIIGPKMGLTSAAKMAQMGVNEPIYGYVFDYMVVPNGGTVAMNELIHPKVEAEIAFILKEDVQGPNIDVTDILAATEYIIPALEIIDSRYANFEFALPDVIADNASSSRVVFGSRLVPPVSLELDLLGVSLSINGEGKAFGAGAAVLGHPANAIAMLANMLSRKGKGLKAGEIILAGAMTEAVRFVAGDVVFAQFDQLGTVSFRSTD; translated from the coding sequence GTGACTTCTCTTGACTATGAAAAACTCGCTATGGAGCTTCTGAACGCTGAGCATGAGAAGAGAGAAATTGTTCGCCTCACAGTCCAATATCCAAATATGACGGTCGAGGAAGCGTACGCTATACAAGAACAACTCGTGGCGATGAAACAGGAAGACGGCTATCGGATCATTGGCCCGAAAATGGGATTGACGAGCGCTGCGAAAATGGCGCAAATGGGGGTGAACGAGCCGATCTACGGGTATGTGTTCGATTATATGGTCGTCCCTAACGGAGGGACGGTGGCCATGAACGAACTGATCCATCCGAAGGTGGAAGCGGAAATCGCCTTCATTTTAAAAGAGGATGTCCAAGGGCCGAATATTGACGTGACGGACATTTTAGCGGCAACGGAGTATATCATCCCAGCGCTGGAAATTATCGATAGCCGCTATGCTAACTTCGAGTTTGCCTTGCCGGATGTGATTGCCGACAACGCTTCCTCATCTAGAGTCGTATTCGGAAGCCGCCTCGTTCCTCCCGTCTCCCTTGAACTCGACTTGCTTGGAGTGAGTTTATCAATCAACGGTGAAGGGAAGGCGTTCGGCGCTGGCGCGGCGGTGTTGGGGCATCCGGCCAACGCGATTGCAATGCTGGCCAACATGTTGTCCAGAAAAGGAAAAGGATTGAAAGCGGGGGAAATCATTTTAGCCGGAGCGATGACGGAAGCTGTCCGTTTTGTGGCAGGGGATGTTGTGTTTGCCCAGTTTGACCAATTAGGAACGGTTTCGTTCCGATCGACAGATTGA
- a CDS encoding 2-keto-4-pentenoate hydratase, giving the protein MKKWDDYAQQLLAAERERQPLAPLTAMDSALTVHDAYQIQLRTIEQKEKEGRRIVGKKIGLTSKAMQQLLGVDQPDYGHLLDDMAVENGGVVSWERVLQPKVEAEIAFVLKRDLVGPRVTVIDVLLATDYIVPALEIVDSRIADWNIRLEDTIADNASSGLYVLGEKRLPVHAVDAAQIGMALYRNGKLANTGVGAAALNHPAFCVAWLANKLYEYGKELKAGEVILSGALSAAVSAEPGDGFSARFAHLGEVRIQFAP; this is encoded by the coding sequence GTGAAGAAGTGGGACGATTATGCACAGCAGCTGCTGGCTGCGGAGCGGGAGAGACAGCCTCTCGCTCCTCTTACCGCCATGGATTCTGCATTGACGGTTCACGACGCTTATCAAATTCAACTTCGGACAATCGAACAAAAAGAAAAAGAAGGTCGACGGATTGTCGGCAAGAAAATCGGATTGACCTCTAAGGCGATGCAGCAGCTGCTTGGGGTTGACCAACCGGATTACGGCCATTTGCTTGATGATATGGCGGTGGAAAACGGCGGGGTTGTTTCGTGGGAGCGGGTGCTGCAGCCAAAGGTGGAAGCAGAAATTGCGTTTGTCTTAAAACGTGACTTAGTTGGCCCGCGCGTGACTGTCATTGACGTGCTGCTGGCGACGGATTATATCGTTCCGGCACTGGAGATCGTTGACAGCCGCATTGCCGATTGGAACATCCGTCTTGAAGATACAATCGCCGATAACGCTTCATCGGGACTTTACGTTTTGGGGGAAAAACGGTTGCCTGTCCATGCCGTTGATGCCGCGCAAATCGGCATGGCGCTCTACCGAAACGGTAAGCTGGCCAACACTGGAGTCGGAGCCGCGGCGCTCAACCACCCTGCTTTTTGCGTCGCCTGGCTGGCGAACAAGCTCTATGAATATGGAAAAGAGCTGAAGGCGGGGGAAGTTATCTTGTCCGGGGCCTTGTCGGCAGCGGTCAGCGCCGAGCCTGGCGATGGGTTTTCCGCCCGCTTCGCCCATTTGGGGGAAGTGCGGATCCAGTTTGCGCCATAA
- the dmpG gene encoding 4-hydroxy-2-oxovalerate aldolase — translation MKRAITITEVALRDGSHAIAHQYTTKQVATIAKALDEANVPYIEVSHGDGLGGSSLQYGLSRTDEFELIETAVAVCRQAKIAVLLLPGIGTVKELKQAARLGAKMARIATHVTEADISAQHIAAAKELGMETVGFLMMAHMAPVEVLVHQAQLMESYGADVVYVVDSAGALLPHEVKERVRALRESLEIEVGFHAHNNLSLAMANTLAAIEEGATRVDGSVRCLGAGAGNTQTEVLVAVLDRMGIPTGIDLYKMMDLAEQLVAPILPKAQEITRDSLTLGYAGVYSSFLLHAQRAAQMFGLDARDILIELGRRKVVGGQEDMIVDVAAEMARPKAAVGEGGVR, via the coding sequence ATGAAGCGAGCCATTACCATTACAGAAGTGGCATTGCGCGACGGCAGCCATGCCATCGCCCACCAATATACAACAAAACAAGTGGCCACGATCGCCAAAGCGCTCGATGAAGCGAACGTTCCGTATATTGAAGTGTCACATGGAGACGGTTTGGGGGGATCTTCGCTGCAGTATGGCTTGTCGCGGACCGATGAATTTGAGCTGATTGAAACAGCTGTGGCGGTTTGCCGGCAGGCCAAAATTGCGGTGCTTCTTCTTCCAGGCATCGGGACGGTCAAGGAATTGAAACAGGCCGCCCGCTTAGGAGCGAAAATGGCACGCATCGCGACCCATGTGACGGAAGCGGATATTTCGGCCCAGCATATTGCCGCGGCAAAAGAGCTTGGTATGGAAACGGTCGGGTTTTTAATGATGGCGCATATGGCGCCTGTCGAGGTGCTTGTTCATCAAGCGCAGCTTATGGAAAGCTACGGGGCGGACGTCGTCTATGTCGTCGATTCAGCCGGTGCTCTCTTGCCGCATGAAGTGAAAGAGCGCGTTCGTGCATTAAGGGAAAGCCTTGAAATTGAAGTCGGTTTTCACGCTCATAACAATTTATCATTGGCGATGGCCAATACATTGGCCGCGATTGAGGAAGGAGCGACGCGCGTTGACGGCAGTGTTCGCTGCCTGGGGGCTGGCGCTGGCAACACGCAGACGGAAGTGCTTGTCGCGGTGTTGGATCGGATGGGCATTCCGACCGGCATTGATTTGTATAAAATGATGGATTTAGCCGAGCAGCTTGTGGCGCCGATCTTGCCAAAAGCTCAGGAGATTACGCGTGACAGTTTGACACTCGGATATGCCGGCGTCTATTCAAGCTTCCTTCTTCACGCGCAGCGCGCCGCCCAAATGTTTGGCCTCGATGCTCGCGATATTTTAATTGAACTCGGCCGGCGAAAGGTTGTCGGCGGCCAAGAAGATATGATCGTCGATGTCGCTGCGGAAATGGCGCGTCCAAAAGCTGCTGTAGGAGAGGGGGGAGTACGGTGA
- a CDS encoding 4-oxalocrotonate tautomerase: MPIVHIHLLEGRPEEKIKEVIREVTGTISAVLGSPKENVRVIVSEVPKSHWGVAGISMSDKQRK; this comes from the coding sequence ATGCCGATTGTTCATATTCATCTGCTCGAAGGAAGGCCGGAAGAAAAGATTAAAGAAGTGATTCGCGAAGTAACCGGTACAATCAGCGCTGTTTTAGGCTCGCCAAAGGAAAACGTGCGGGTGATCGTGTCAGAAGTGCCGAAATCTCATTGGGGTGTCGCCGGCATCTCAATGTCAGATAAACAACGAAAATGA
- a CDS encoding extradiol ring-cleavage dioxygenase, translated as MSLELAMLVPHTPRMCFEDRTPEFQHELVKGMHEVAKIIEQVKPDTLVLISCHWMSSFDHFVDITPRHRGVLTAVECPDLIADVPYDYPGDEELGKQLVKAGKEAGLRVVEVNDPTYIWDYGTVVPLRYLAPNEDIAVISLSVTWAANLEETYTWGQVIGKVLRESKKKTMFVCSGALAHNLVRRPEALPTLAEQALDREFLQYLQNNNVRAAWNMLPQYARAAGVESGGRHLAALLGVIQENYQSRYYGYGQSSGSGNVVMTFEPAPAQYKTLYVPQQTAQHS; from the coding sequence ATGAGTTTGGAATTAGCCATGCTTGTGCCGCATACGCCGAGAATGTGTTTTGAGGATCGAACTCCTGAGTTTCAACATGAACTCGTCAAAGGGATGCACGAAGTGGCGAAAATCATCGAGCAAGTCAAACCGGATACCCTTGTTTTGATTTCGTGCCATTGGATGTCAAGCTTCGACCATTTTGTCGATATCACCCCGAGACATAGGGGGGTATTGACCGCTGTAGAATGTCCGGACTTGATTGCCGATGTCCCTTACGATTATCCAGGGGATGAAGAGCTTGGCAAACAGCTAGTGAAGGCGGGGAAAGAAGCCGGGCTTCGGGTCGTTGAAGTCAATGACCCAACCTACATTTGGGATTACGGGACGGTCGTTCCACTTCGCTATTTAGCGCCGAATGAGGACATCGCCGTCATTAGTCTGTCGGTGACGTGGGCGGCCAACTTGGAGGAAACGTACACGTGGGGGCAAGTGATCGGCAAAGTGTTGCGTGAAAGCAAGAAAAAGACGATGTTTGTATGTAGCGGTGCGCTGGCGCATAATCTTGTCCGACGGCCCGAGGCGTTGCCGACATTGGCCGAGCAGGCTCTGGATCGGGAATTTTTGCAATACTTACAAAACAATAATGTGCGAGCCGCCTGGAACATGCTTCCACAATACGCGCGCGCAGCGGGTGTCGAATCCGGAGGGCGCCACTTGGCCGCCTTGCTCGGTGTCATTCAAGAAAACTATCAAAGCCGTTATTATGGCTATGGCCAATCATCCGGCAGTGGGAATGTAGTAATGACGTTTGAACCTGCTCCTGCTCAGTACAAGACGTTGTACGTCCCGCAACAGACTGCACAGCACTCGTGA
- a CDS encoding acetaldehyde dehydrogenase (acetylating) — protein MEKINVAILGSGNIGTDLMLKLERSDMLQLTTVIGIDPQSEGLRMAREKGYRVIDSGIQAFLEHPEWADFVFDATSAKAHIRHAKLLKRAGKVVFDLTPAAVGPFVVPPVNLTEHLEETNINFITCGGQATIPIVHAIGRVQPVAYAEIVATISSKSAGPGTRANIDEFTETTARGLEKIGGAKRGKAIIILNPAEPPILMRNTIYALVEGKKAAAREICDSIEEMVETIRSYVPGYRLRTSPIIEGNKVTVMVEVEGAGDYLPKYAGNLDIMTAAAVKVAEEVAKHRLSKLLAEEGKR, from the coding sequence GTGGAGAAGATCAATGTAGCGATTCTTGGTTCTGGAAATATCGGGACCGACTTGATGTTGAAACTCGAGCGTTCGGATATGTTGCAGTTGACGACGGTGATCGGGATCGATCCGCAGTCGGAAGGGCTGCGTATGGCGAGAGAGAAAGGGTATCGCGTCATTGACAGCGGCATCCAGGCGTTTTTAGAACACCCAGAATGGGCTGATTTCGTCTTTGACGCGACGTCGGCGAAAGCGCACATCCGTCATGCCAAACTGTTGAAGCGGGCCGGGAAGGTCGTCTTTGATTTGACACCGGCGGCCGTTGGACCGTTTGTTGTGCCGCCTGTCAACTTAACTGAACATTTGGAAGAGACCAACATTAACTTCATCACATGCGGTGGACAGGCGACGATTCCGATTGTCCACGCCATTGGGCGCGTGCAGCCGGTTGCTTACGCTGAAATTGTCGCGACGATTTCAAGCAAAAGTGCAGGGCCGGGAACAAGAGCGAACATTGATGAATTTACGGAAACGACTGCTCGAGGGCTCGAAAAAATCGGCGGGGCGAAGCGCGGAAAAGCCATCATTATTCTCAACCCGGCTGAACCGCCCATTTTGATGAGAAACACAATATACGCACTTGTCGAAGGGAAGAAAGCAGCGGCGCGGGAAATTTGCGACTCGATCGAGGAAATGGTAGAAACGATCCGCTCGTACGTTCCCGGCTATCGGCTGCGCACGAGTCCGATCATTGAAGGAAATAAGGTGACGGTCATGGTTGAAGTGGAAGGAGCTGGTGATTATTTGCCGAAGTACGCTGGAAACTTGGATATTATGACCGCCGCTGCGGTGAAAGTGGCGGAGGAAGTGGCGAAACATCGATTGTCGAAGTTGTTGGCTGAGGAGGGGAAACGATGA